The Cytophagales bacterium genome segment CTCTAATCTTTTCATTTGAAAATATTAACTTACCTGATAGTGCATCTGATCCTGAAGGCAGCAATGGATTTGTTATATTCAGCATTAAACCTAAAATCAATATTCCTGATGGCACTACTATTAATAATCAGGCAGGTATATATTTTGATTTAAACGAAGTGGTTCTTACCAATTCGACTCTAAATACAATTCGTGATAATCCATTCCCAATAGCTGACTTTGAGGCACATCATTCTTGTACTTCAACGGGGTTAGTATTTGATTTTACCTATACAGGAGGTACGTCAGATAGCACTGCTTTTGAATGGGATTTTGGTTCTGATGCCATTCCGACTACATCAACGGATGAAAATCCGGCAGGTATATTATTCGCTAACACAGGACTAAAACAGGTTACATTGACTATTACAAGATTTGGATGTGTCTCAGAAATTACGAAAACCGTTGATGTAACTACCGTACAGTGTGGAAAGAACAACGATAAAATTCTTATCTGTCATACGCCACCCGGTAATCCAGGTAATTCCAAAATACTTTGTATAAATCCAAGCTCATTATCCGATCATTTGGGTCATGGAGATTGTATTGGTTCATGTGCACCATCTACAGCAAGATTTGCAAAGAATCAGGAAAGTGAAGTTTTGCAAAAAGAACTGGTGCTGACAGTTTATCCGAATCCAGTTAATGAGGAAGTTACTATTAGTTTTTTACTCCCTGAATCTGATATTGCAAAATTAGAAGTTTACAATTATATGGGAGTTCGTGTTGCAATTTTATTTGACCAACCTATTAAAGCAAAACTGCCTTATAATATCATTTTTAGTACTGAAAATTTACCAGCAGGGTATTATTTTGCTGTATTCCAAACATCCAAAGAACGCATAATTACTAAAATGTCAATATTAAAGTAAGTAACAATGTTACTGAAAAAAAATATAGTATTGCTAATTATTTTTGAGGGTTTCTCTAGTTTGTCTTTTGCTCAACCTATTCCATTTGGTGATTCACCTAAGGATAGTATTATTTATGGTGACATAACGTTTTATCTTTATTACTACAAACCTTTGAGCTACGATTCAATAAGCAGCCCCATATTATTTGGTATTCATGGATCGGGTGGAAGTGGGGAAAGTGAGAGAAATCTTTTCAAAAATATTGCTGACAGAAGAAATGCTCTTGTTATTACACCCACAATGTATAGTACGTGGTTTAGTGGTGGAGCTCCAACATCTTTTACTACTCCAAATTGTTGGAGTTGGTACACATATATATTTAAAAAAATATACAGACATATATTAACGAGAGAAAGCAGAGATTCAATCCCATCATATATGATTGGATTTTCTTCGGGCGGTCAATTTGTAACCCGTTATATGTTGATCCGTCAAGCACATTTCGATTCTATTCCCATAAAAATGGCTGTTTCTGTTAATCCATACTATTATACATTCTGCACTGATTCATTAGATAGTATCAGCATGTGGTATCCTTGTGGTTTAGATGGTGGTAATTTTGATATTAATCTTTTTTGTGATAGTGCTATTACTAATGGTGTCCCGTTAAATTTTGATTGTCATGAACATATCAAGCAATATTATAATGAAAATTATGGGATCCTAATAGGTACAGCAGATACTACAGGTGCAGATGGTTGGTTGTTATGCCAGCAGGCACAAGGGAGCAACCGCTATGAACGCGCACAAAACTTTTATACTTTTTCTGATAGTGACGCAGTGGCAAGGGGTACCACCCTTAAATGGCAGTATGCGGAAGTACCAGGAGTAGGCCACAATAGTAATTTAATGTACAATACCAAAGCAGATACGGCAGACACTTCCACTATTGCAGAAACATTGCTGTTTGATTCCCCTTATTATCCCCCTGTTTATTTTCCACCTACAGCAGATTTTACAGTTGAACTTGCTGATAGTGTCTGCAAATTGTTTGTTTTTGATGCACGCTGTGCCAAAAACAGATTACCAAACGCTTTATTTTGGAATTTTGGAGACGGAAATACCTCTGCAGAAGTTGCCCCCACTCATACTTATTCAGATACCGGAACCTATACAGTAACTTTAATTATTTCCAATATGGTAGGAAGTGATACTATGACACAATCTATAACTATTGATTCTTTTCCACCTGTAACAGCAGATTTTACTGTGGATACAACAGTTGTTAGTTTACCCAATGCAGTTGTTCAGTTTTTTAACAACACCAATAATGCCACCTCTTACCTTTGGGATTTTGGAGATAGTACAACAAGTATGGATATAAGTCCTATACACCAATATACTTATGCAGATACTTTTACAGTGAGTATTATCGCTATTAATGATTCTAATAGCTGCTCAAGTACGTTGGTTAAAGAAAATTATATAATTGTTACTAACCCAAACCGGGTTGATGAGTTTAATATTGAGGGTTTAGCGTTTAGAGTTTATCCCAATCCGTTTAGCAAGATAACAACTTTTGAGATAAAGGAAAAAGC includes the following:
- a CDS encoding PKD domain-containing protein, translated to MLLKKNIVLLIIFEGFSSLSFAQPIPFGDSPKDSIIYGDITFYLYYYKPLSYDSISSPILFGIHGSGGSGESERNLFKNIADRRNALVITPTMYSTWFSGGAPTSFTTPNCWSWYTYIFKKIYRHILTRESRDSIPSYMIGFSSGGQFVTRYMLIRQAHFDSIPIKMAVSVNPYYYTFCTDSLDSISMWYPCGLDGGNFDINLFCDSAITNGVPLNFDCHEHIKQYYNENYGILIGTADTTGADGWLLCQQAQGSNRYERAQNFYTFSDSDAVARGTTLKWQYAEVPGVGHNSNLMYNTKADTADTSTIAETLLFDSPYYPPVYFPPTADFTVELADSVCKLFVFDARCAKNRLPNALFWNFGDGNTSAEVAPTHTYSDTGTYTVTLIISNMVGSDTMTQSITIDSFPPVTADFTVDTTVVSLPNAVVQFFNNTNNATSYLWDFGDSTTSMDISPIHQYTYADTFTVSIIAINDSNSCSSTLVKENYIIVTNPNRVDEFNIEGLAFRVYPNPFSKITTFEIKEKANYPLDFILCDRLGREVRKFVVRSETVKINRSGLSNGMYFYSISDKKKQVIGRGKIIVQ